A window of Streptomyces sp. DG1A-41 contains these coding sequences:
- a CDS encoding DNA topoisomerase IV subunit A, translating into MARRSTKTPPPDDSYEERILDIDVVDEMQGSFLEYAYSVIYSRALPDARDGLKPVHRRIVYQMNEMGLRPERGYVKCARVVGEVMGKLHPHGDTSIYDALVRMAQPFSMRVPLVDGHGNFGSLGNDDPPAAMRYTECRMAEATSLMTESIDEDTVDFNPNYDGQEQEPVALPAAFPNLLVNGASGIAVGMATNMPPHNLREVIAAARHLIRHPNADLDALMKHVPGPDLPTGGRIVGLSGIRDAYETGRGTFKMRATVSVEDVTARRKGLVVTELPFTVGPEKVIAKIKDLVGSKKLQGIADVKDLTDRAHGLRLVIEIKNGFVPEAVLEQLYKLTPMEESFGINNVALVDGQPLTLGLKELLEVYLDHRFTVVRRRSEFRRGKKRDRLHLVEGLLTALLDIDEVIRLIRSSENSAQAKQRLMEHFSLSEVQTQYILDTPLRRLTKYDRIELEAEKDRLNAEIEELTRILDSDAELRKLVSSELATVAKKFGTDRRTVLLESGGAPVAAVPLQVADDPCRVLLSSTGLLARTANGEPFAEDAGAKRVKHDVIVSAVPATARGEVGAVTSAGRLLRLNVIDLPQLPESMPTPNLAGGAPLAEFVSLEDDETVACLTTLDESSPGLALGTEQGVVKRVVPDYPSNKGELEVITLKEGDRIVGAVELRTGEEDLVFITDDAQLLRFQASQVRPQGRPAGGVAGIKLSDGAKVISFTAVDPAADAVVFTVAGSRGTLDDSVQTTAKMTPFDQYPRKGRATGGVRCQRFLKGEDCLSLAWAGPAPALAAQKNGTPADLPEMDPRRDGSGVSLAKTVAVVAGPV; encoded by the coding sequence ATGGCCCGCCGCAGCACGAAGACCCCGCCGCCCGACGACTCGTACGAGGAGAGAATCCTCGACATCGACGTCGTCGACGAGATGCAGGGCTCCTTCCTCGAGTACGCGTACTCGGTCATCTACTCCCGCGCCCTGCCCGACGCGCGCGACGGCCTCAAGCCGGTGCACCGCCGCATCGTCTACCAGATGAACGAGATGGGCCTGCGCCCCGAGCGCGGGTACGTCAAGTGCGCCCGCGTCGTCGGCGAGGTGATGGGCAAGCTGCACCCGCACGGCGACACGTCGATCTACGACGCCCTCGTGCGCATGGCCCAGCCCTTCTCGATGCGCGTCCCCCTGGTCGACGGCCACGGCAACTTCGGCTCTCTGGGCAACGACGACCCGCCGGCCGCCATGCGGTACACCGAGTGCCGGATGGCCGAGGCGACGAGCCTCATGACGGAGTCCATCGACGAGGACACCGTCGATTTCAACCCCAACTACGACGGCCAGGAGCAGGAACCGGTGGCACTGCCGGCCGCCTTCCCGAACCTCCTGGTCAACGGCGCCTCGGGCATCGCGGTCGGTATGGCCACGAACATGCCGCCGCACAACCTGCGCGAGGTGATCGCCGCCGCCCGCCACCTGATCAGGCACCCGAACGCGGACCTCGACGCCCTGATGAAGCACGTCCCGGGCCCCGACCTGCCCACGGGCGGCCGCATCGTCGGCCTGTCCGGCATCCGGGACGCGTACGAGACGGGCCGCGGCACGTTCAAGATGCGCGCCACGGTGTCCGTGGAGGACGTGACGGCCCGCCGCAAGGGTCTCGTGGTCACCGAGCTGCCCTTCACGGTCGGCCCGGAGAAGGTGATCGCCAAGATCAAGGACCTGGTCGGCTCGAAGAAGCTCCAGGGCATCGCCGACGTCAAGGACCTCACGGACCGAGCGCACGGCCTGCGCCTGGTCATCGAGATCAAGAACGGCTTCGTGCCGGAGGCGGTCCTGGAGCAGCTGTACAAGCTGACGCCGATGGAGGAGTCCTTCGGCATCAACAACGTCGCCCTGGTCGACGGCCAGCCGCTCACGCTGGGTCTGAAGGAGCTGCTGGAGGTCTATCTCGACCACCGCTTCACCGTCGTGCGGCGGCGTTCGGAGTTCCGCCGCGGCAAGAAGCGCGACCGGCTGCACCTGGTCGAGGGTCTGCTGACGGCCCTGCTGGACATCGACGAGGTCATCCGCCTCATCCGCTCCAGCGAGAACTCGGCGCAGGCGAAGCAGCGCCTGATGGAGCATTTCTCGCTGAGCGAGGTGCAGACGCAGTACATCCTCGACACACCGCTGCGCCGTCTGACCAAGTACGACCGCATCGAGCTGGAGGCGGAGAAGGACCGGCTCAACGCGGAGATCGAGGAACTGACCCGGATCCTCGACTCGGACGCGGAGCTGCGCAAGCTGGTCTCCTCCGAACTGGCCACGGTCGCCAAGAAGTTCGGCACCGACCGGCGTACGGTCCTGCTGGAGTCGGGTGGTGCCCCGGTCGCCGCCGTGCCGCTCCAGGTGGCCGACGACCCGTGCCGGGTGCTGCTGTCCTCGACGGGTCTGCTGGCCCGGACGGCGAACGGCGAGCCGTTCGCGGAGGACGCCGGCGCCAAGCGTGTGAAGCACGACGTGATCGTCTCGGCGGTGCCGGCCACCGCCCGCGGCGAGGTGGGCGCGGTCACCTCGGCGGGCCGGCTGCTGCGGCTGAACGTGATCGACCTGCCCCAGCTCCCGGAGTCGATGCCGACGCCGAACCTCGCGGGAGGCGCCCCGCTGGCGGAGTTCGTCTCCCTGGAGGACGACGAGACGGTGGCCTGCCTGACGACGCTCGACGAGTCGTCGCCGGGTCTGGCGCTCGGCACGGAACAGGGCGTGGTCAAGCGGGTCGTGCCGGACTATCCGTCCAACAAGGGGGAGCTGGAGGTGATCACCCTCAAGGAGGGTGACCGGATCGTCGGCGCGGTCGAGCTGCGCACCGGCGAGGAGGATCTGGTCTTCATCACCGACGACGCCCAGTTGCTGCGCTTCCAGGCGTCCCAGGTCCGCCCGCAGGGCCGCCCGGCCGGCGGCGTGGCCGGCATCAAGCTCTCCGACGGCGCGAAGGTCATCTCGTTCACGGCGGTGGACCCGGCCGCGGACGCCGTGGTCTTCACCGTCGCCGGCTCGCGGGGCACGCTGGACGACTCCGTGCAGACGACGGCCAAGATGACCCCGTTCGACCAGTACCCGCGCAAGGGCCGCGCCACCGGCGGCGTCCGCTGCCAGCGGTTCCTGAAGGGCGAGGACTGTCTGTCCCTGGCCTGGGCGGGCCCGGCCCCGGCCCTCGCGGCACAGAAGAACGGCACCCCGGCCGACCTCCCGGAAATGGACCCGCGGCGTGACGGCTCGGGTGTGTCCCTGGCGAAGACGGTGGCGGTGGTGGCGGGGCCGGTCTAG
- a CDS encoding pitrilysin family protein — protein sequence MPMGHTATAQAGSGGLTATEHRLANGLRVVLSEDHLTPVAAVCLWYDVGSRHEVKGRTGLAHLFEHLMFQGSAQVKGNGHFELVQGAGGSLNGTTSFERTNYFETMPAHQLELALWLEADRMGSLLAALDDESMENQRDVVKNERRQRYDNVPYGTAFEKLTALAYPEGHPYHHTPIGSMADLDAATLEDARAFFRTYYAPNNAVLSVVGDIDPEQTLAWIEKYFGSIPGHDGKPAPRDGTLPEIIGEQLREVVEEEVPARSLMAAYRLPHDGTRACDAADLALTVLGGGESSRLYNRLVRRDRTAVAAGFGLLRLAGAPSLGWLDVKTSGDVEVPVIESAIDEELARFAEEGPTSEEMERAQAQLEREWLDRLGTVAGRADELCRYAVLFGDPQLALTAVQRVLDVTAEEVQEVARARLRPDNRAVLVYEPVADDAGAAETAEDADTTEDTAAAALNENEEAAK from the coding sequence ATGCCCATGGGTCACACGGCCACAGCCCAGGCAGGCTCCGGGGGCCTGACAGCGACCGAGCACCGCCTGGCCAACGGCCTGCGCGTGGTGCTCTCCGAGGACCACCTGACCCCGGTCGCGGCGGTGTGCCTCTGGTACGACGTCGGCTCGCGCCACGAAGTCAAGGGGCGTACCGGCCTGGCTCACCTTTTCGAGCACCTGATGTTCCAGGGCTCCGCCCAGGTGAAGGGCAACGGCCACTTCGAGCTCGTCCAGGGTGCGGGCGGCTCGCTGAACGGCACCACCAGCTTCGAGCGGACCAACTACTTCGAGACCATGCCCGCCCACCAGCTGGAGCTCGCCCTCTGGCTGGAGGCCGACCGCATGGGCTCCCTGCTGGCCGCGCTCGACGACGAGTCGATGGAGAACCAGCGGGACGTCGTCAAGAACGAGCGCCGGCAGCGCTACGACAACGTCCCCTACGGCACCGCCTTCGAGAAGCTCACCGCCCTCGCCTACCCGGAGGGCCACCCCTACCACCACACCCCGATCGGCTCGATGGCCGACCTGGACGCGGCCACCCTGGAGGACGCGCGCGCGTTCTTCCGCACCTACTACGCGCCGAACAACGCCGTGCTCTCCGTGGTCGGCGACATCGACCCGGAGCAGACCCTGGCCTGGATCGAGAAGTACTTCGGCTCCATCCCCGGCCACGACGGCAAGCCCGCGCCCCGGGACGGCACGCTGCCGGAGATCATCGGCGAGCAGCTGCGCGAGGTCGTCGAGGAGGAGGTCCCGGCACGCTCCCTGATGGCCGCCTACCGCCTGCCGCACGACGGCACGCGCGCGTGCGACGCGGCCGACCTGGCCCTCACCGTCCTCGGCGGCGGCGAGTCCTCCCGCCTGTACAACCGCCTCGTGCGGCGGGACCGTACGGCCGTGGCGGCAGGCTTCGGCCTGCTGCGGCTCGCCGGAGCGCCCTCCCTGGGATGGCTGGACGTGAAGACGTCCGGTGACGTGGAGGTCCCGGTCATCGAGTCCGCCATCGACGAGGAGCTCGCCCGGTTCGCCGAGGAGGGCCCCACGTCCGAGGAGATGGAGCGCGCCCAGGCCCAGTTGGAGCGCGAGTGGCTGGACCGGCTCGGCACGGTCGCCGGCCGCGCCGACGAACTCTGCCGGTACGCCGTCCTGTTCGGCGACCCGCAGCTCGCCCTGACCGCCGTGCAGCGCGTGCTGGACGTGACCGCCGAGGAGGTCCAGGAGGTAGCCAGGGCCCGCCTGCGCCCCGACAACCGCGCGGTGCTCGTCTACGAGCCCGTCGCCGACGACGCCGGCGCAGCGGAGACCGCCGAGGACGCCGACACTACCGAGGACACCGCTGCCGCGGCCCTGAACGAGAACGAGGAGGCGGCCAAGTGA
- a CDS encoding DUF6082 family protein, producing the protein MSFRGLGATASAGIVLAAGAAVAMAARWPAFHALRARIEHLEEAAQSQRRTGFAHQQRLHWELLSKAMDDPELAEVLDAYDGTVSPRKLRQFLFANALYTNALCYYRMGNMSREEFFGFARSMLQNPVFREYWYASRPHRATLVDSSEEARLGHMVDDLLAQLEDADTDEWWVVGEPPGE; encoded by the coding sequence TTGAGCTTTCGAGGGCTGGGCGCCACCGCCTCGGCAGGGATCGTCCTCGCGGCGGGCGCCGCCGTCGCCATGGCCGCGCGGTGGCCCGCGTTCCACGCGTTGCGTGCACGGATCGAGCACCTGGAGGAGGCCGCGCAGTCACAGCGCCGGACCGGCTTCGCCCACCAGCAGCGCCTGCACTGGGAGTTGCTGAGCAAGGCGATGGACGACCCGGAGCTGGCAGAGGTGCTGGACGCTTACGACGGGACCGTCTCGCCCAGGAAACTCCGCCAGTTCCTCTTCGCCAACGCCCTCTACACGAACGCCCTGTGCTACTACCGCATGGGCAACATGAGCCGGGAGGAGTTCTTCGGCTTCGCCCGGAGCATGCTTCAGAACCCCGTCTTCAGGGAGTACTGGTACGCCTCCCGCCCGCATCGGGCGACTCTCGTCGACTCCTCCGAGGAGGCCAGGCTGGGACACATGGTCGACGATCTTCTCGCGCAGCTGGAGGACGCGGACACCGACGAGTGGTGGGTGGTCGGGGAACCGCCGGGCGAGTAG
- a CDS encoding pitrilysin family protein: MTELATMDFHPQPQAGEAKPWAFPAPERGTLGNGLTVLRCHRPGQQVVAVEVLLDAPLDAEPAGLDGVATIMARAFSEGTDKHSAEEFAAELERAGATLDAHADHPGVRLSLEVPASRLAKGLGLIADALRAPAFADSEVERLVRNRLDEIPHELANPGRRAAKELSKELFPASSRMSRPRQGTEETVAAIDSSAVRAFYERHVRPATATVVVVGDLTGIDLDALLGDTLGAWTGSAAEPRPVPPVTADDTGRVVIVDRPGAVQTQLLIGRIGPDRHDRVWPAQVLGTYCLGGTLTSRLDRVLREEKGYTYGVRAFGQVLRSAPDGTGAAMLAISGSVDTPNTGPALQDLWTVLRTLAAEGLTDGERDVAVQNLVGVAPLKYETAAAVASTLADQVEQHLPDDYQATLYRQLAATGTVEATAAAVSAFPVDRLVTVLVGDAAQIKGPVEALGIGEVSVVAAE; encoded by the coding sequence GTGACCGAGCTCGCCACGATGGACTTCCACCCCCAGCCGCAGGCGGGCGAGGCCAAGCCGTGGGCCTTCCCGGCCCCCGAGCGCGGCACGCTCGGCAACGGCCTGACGGTGCTGCGCTGCCACCGCCCCGGCCAGCAGGTCGTCGCCGTGGAGGTGCTGCTGGACGCGCCCCTGGACGCCGAGCCGGCCGGCCTCGACGGCGTGGCCACGATCATGGCCCGGGCCTTCTCCGAGGGCACCGACAAGCACTCCGCCGAGGAGTTCGCCGCCGAGCTGGAGCGCGCCGGCGCCACCCTCGACGCACACGCCGACCACCCCGGCGTCCGGCTCAGCCTGGAGGTGCCCGCCTCCCGGCTCGCCAAGGGGCTCGGCCTGATCGCCGACGCCCTCCGGGCGCCCGCGTTCGCCGACAGCGAGGTCGAGCGGCTGGTCCGCAACCGCCTCGACGAGATCCCGCACGAGCTGGCCAACCCCGGCCGCCGCGCCGCCAAGGAACTCTCCAAGGAGCTGTTCCCGGCGAGCTCGCGCATGTCGCGGCCCCGCCAGGGCACCGAGGAGACGGTCGCCGCGATCGACTCCTCGGCTGTACGCGCCTTCTACGAGAGGCACGTCAGGCCCGCCACGGCCACCGTCGTGGTCGTCGGCGATCTCACCGGCATCGACCTCGACGCCCTGCTCGGCGACACGCTGGGCGCCTGGACCGGCTCCGCGGCCGAGCCGCGCCCGGTACCGCCGGTGACGGCCGACGACACGGGCCGGGTCGTCATCGTGGACCGCCCCGGAGCCGTCCAGACGCAGCTGCTGATCGGCCGGATCGGACCGGACCGGCACGATCGCGTGTGGCCCGCGCAGGTGCTCGGCACCTACTGCCTCGGGGGCACTCTCACCTCCCGCCTGGACCGCGTGCTGCGTGAGGAGAAGGGCTACACCTACGGCGTGCGGGCCTTCGGTCAGGTCCTGAGGTCCGCCCCGGACGGGACGGGTGCGGCGATGCTCGCCATCAGCGGCTCCGTGGACACCCCCAACACCGGCCCGGCTCTCCAGGACCTCTGGACGGTGCTGCGCACCCTCGCCGCCGAGGGGCTGACCGACGGCGAGCGGGACGTCGCCGTTCAGAACCTGGTCGGCGTGGCGCCGCTGAAGTACGAGACCGCGGCGGCCGTCGCGAGCACGCTGGCCGACCAGGTCGAGCAGCACCTGCCCGACGACTACCAGGCCACGCTGTACCGGCAGCTCGCCGCGACCGGGACCGTGGAGGCCACCGCGGCGGCCGTCAGCGCCTTCCCGGTGGACCGTCTGGTGACGGTCCTCGTCGGCGACGCGGCGCAGATCAAGGGCCCGGTCGAGGCCCTGGGCATCGGCGAAGTCTCGGTCGTGGCCGCCGAGTAG
- a CDS encoding GTP-binding protein, with amino-acid sequence MSLPSPRQQQIPVVVLAGFLGSGKTTLLNHLLHRSGGSRIGAIVNDFGAIEIDAMAVAGALGDSTVSLGNGCLCCAVDASELDQYLERLAEPSLGIDVIVIEASGLAEPQELVRMVLASEHPGIVYGGLVEVVDAAEFDDTRSRHPEIDRHLALADLVVVNKFDRAADGERVLGLVRSLVDRAAVVPASYGRIDPEFLFDCRPSEERIGQLSFDDLHDHGADDHAGHLHIDYDSLSFVSREPLDPRRLMEFLDSRPEGLYRIKGYVDFGPYDVRNRYAVHAVGRFLRFYPEPWPAGGERLTQLVLIGSNIDASALDKELGACRSDASHADERGMWGVLRYVRNPEEDPAEPA; translated from the coding sequence GTGAGTTTGCCGAGCCCGAGACAGCAGCAGATCCCGGTCGTCGTCCTGGCCGGATTCCTCGGCTCGGGGAAGACCACACTCCTCAACCACCTCCTCCACCGCAGCGGCGGCAGCCGCATCGGAGCCATCGTCAACGACTTCGGGGCCATCGAGATCGACGCGATGGCCGTGGCGGGAGCGCTCGGCGATTCGACGGTCTCGCTCGGCAACGGGTGTCTGTGCTGTGCCGTCGACGCGAGTGAGCTGGACCAGTACCTGGAACGGCTCGCGGAACCCTCCCTCGGCATCGACGTCATCGTCATCGAGGCGAGCGGGCTGGCCGAGCCGCAGGAACTCGTGCGGATGGTGCTCGCCAGCGAGCACCCGGGAATCGTGTACGGCGGGCTCGTCGAGGTCGTCGACGCCGCCGAGTTCGACGACACCCGGTCCAGGCACCCCGAGATCGACCGGCATCTCGCGCTGGCCGATCTCGTCGTGGTCAACAAGTTCGACCGGGCGGCGGACGGCGAACGCGTCCTCGGACTGGTCCGGTCCCTCGTCGACCGCGCCGCCGTCGTCCCGGCCTCCTACGGCCGGATCGATCCCGAGTTCCTCTTCGACTGCAGGCCGAGCGAGGAGCGCATCGGTCAGCTGTCCTTCGACGACCTGCACGATCACGGCGCGGACGACCACGCCGGGCACCTGCACATCGACTACGACAGCCTGTCGTTCGTCTCGCGGGAGCCCCTCGACCCGCGCCGGCTGATGGAGTTCCTCGACAGCCGGCCCGAGGGGCTGTACCGGATCAAGGGCTACGTCGACTTCGGGCCGTACGACGTCCGCAACCGCTACGCCGTCCATGCCGTCGGGCGGTTCCTGCGCTTCTACCCGGAGCCCTGGCCTGCCGGCGGCGAACGCCTGACCCAGCTGGTCCTCATCGGCTCCAACATCGACGCCTCCGCCCTCGACAAGGAACTCGGCGCGTGCCGGAGCGACGCCTCCCACGCCGACGAGCGCGGCATGTGGGGCGTCCTCCGGTACGTACGCAATCCGGAGGAGGACCCGGCAGAGCCTGCCTGA
- a CDS encoding citrate synthase: MSVNRSAAALIDAPRGLAGVVVTDTRVGDVRGVEGFYHYRQYSAVDLARTRAFEDVWHLLVHGELPDAGQSAAFAAQTAALRRLPDEVRAALPAIAAAGGRSGPLAGMRTALSLLGAAKGFRPVYDIDADRRGQDTLEAAAAVPTLLTALHRLGKGLEPVEPREDLSYAANYLYMLTGSVPTEQHARAIEQYLISTIDHGFNASTFTARVVASTGADVAACLAGAVAALSGPLHGGAPSRALDTLDAIGTLDRIDSWVRQRVLAGERIMGFGHAIYRTEDPRSRMLREVAQGFGGPRVDFAVEVERHVEAILAELKPGRELHTNVEYYAGVVMELCGLPREMFTPTFAAARVVGWSANILEQAEDTKIIRPVARYVGPEAPAPVPA; this comes from the coding sequence ATGTCCGTCAACAGGTCCGCAGCCGCTCTCATCGACGCACCACGGGGACTCGCCGGTGTCGTCGTCACCGACACCCGGGTAGGTGACGTCCGTGGCGTCGAGGGCTTCTACCACTACCGGCAGTACTCCGCCGTCGACCTCGCGCGAACCCGCGCCTTCGAGGACGTCTGGCACCTGCTCGTACACGGCGAACTGCCGGACGCCGGGCAGAGCGCGGCGTTCGCGGCGCAGACCGCGGCGCTGCGGCGGCTGCCCGACGAGGTACGAGCGGCCCTGCCGGCCATCGCGGCGGCCGGCGGGCGCTCCGGCCCGCTCGCCGGGATGCGCACGGCACTGTCGCTGCTGGGCGCGGCCAAGGGCTTCCGGCCCGTGTACGACATCGATGCCGACCGGCGTGGGCAGGACACCCTCGAGGCGGCAGCGGCCGTACCCACGCTGCTCACCGCGCTGCACCGGCTGGGGAAGGGGCTCGAGCCCGTGGAGCCGCGCGAGGACCTGTCGTACGCGGCCAATTACCTGTACATGTTGACCGGTTCGGTGCCGACCGAGCAGCACGCACGGGCGATCGAGCAATACCTGATCTCAACCATTGATCACGGATTCAATGCGTCAACGTTCACGGCCCGGGTCGTCGCGTCGACGGGTGCGGACGTGGCGGCCTGCCTCGCCGGTGCGGTGGCGGCGCTGTCGGGGCCGTTGCACGGGGGTGCGCCCAGCCGTGCGCTGGACACCCTGGACGCGATCGGCACCCTGGACCGTATCGACTCCTGGGTGCGGCAGCGGGTGCTCGCCGGGGAGCGCATCATGGGCTTCGGGCACGCGATCTACCGCACGGAGGACCCGCGGTCGCGGATGCTGCGCGAGGTCGCCCAGGGGTTCGGCGGCCCGCGGGTGGACTTCGCCGTGGAGGTCGAGCGGCATGTCGAGGCGATCCTGGCGGAGCTGAAGCCCGGCCGTGAACTCCACACCAACGTGGAGTATTACGCGGGCGTGGTCATGGAACTCTGCGGCCTGCCCCGCGAGATGTTCACACCGACGTTCGCCGCCGCGCGCGTGGTGGGCTGGAGCGCCAACATCCTGGAACAGGCGGAGGACACGAAGATCATCAGGCCGGTGGCGCGCTATGTGGGGCCGGAGGCGCCGGCGCCCGTGCCTGCCTGA
- a CDS encoding citrate synthase family protein, giving the protein MHDQEPASLDTERRLSTKEAAELLGVKPETVYAYVSRGQLSSRRVSGGRGSTFDAREVEALARRNRRESAGNSPSGGELSVRTRITLIESDRYYYRGVDAVDLATRHTYEEVAEWLWTGRIRPGSTFTAPAASVAVARRAVDALPEHAAPTDRLRVATIAAATADPLRFDLSEDAVLGTARTLIPTLVAALPPAGHDRRDTGPLAHRLWTRLSPRKDPDEASLRALDTALVLLVDHDLAASTLAVRVAASARAHAYAAVSAGLGVIEGPLHGAASGLAHRLLVDVLDQGDAAPVIADELRAGRRIPGLGHRLYPGEDPRARALFALLEQIPRAEPALLAARDIVETTARHAPLHANVDLALAVLTTSCGMPPTAGETIFAVARTAGWIAHALEEYGERPLRMRPSGLYAGPKPPQPRPD; this is encoded by the coding sequence ATGCACGATCAAGAGCCCGCCTCTCTCGACACGGAACGGCGGCTGAGCACCAAGGAGGCCGCCGAGCTGCTCGGCGTGAAGCCGGAGACCGTGTACGCGTACGTGAGCCGCGGTCAGCTCAGCAGCCGACGGGTGTCCGGCGGCCGGGGCAGCACCTTCGACGCCAGGGAGGTCGAAGCACTCGCCCGGCGCAACAGGCGGGAGAGCGCGGGGAATTCCCCCTCCGGCGGCGAGTTGTCCGTACGGACCCGCATCACGCTCATCGAGAGCGACCGCTACTACTACCGCGGTGTCGACGCGGTCGATCTGGCCACGCGGCACACGTACGAGGAGGTCGCCGAGTGGCTGTGGACGGGCCGGATTCGGCCGGGCAGCACGTTCACCGCGCCTGCCGCCTCGGTCGCCGTCGCCCGCCGCGCCGTCGACGCGCTGCCCGAGCACGCCGCGCCCACCGACCGGCTGCGCGTGGCGACGATCGCCGCCGCGACCGCCGACCCGCTGCGCTTCGACCTGTCCGAGGACGCCGTGCTCGGCACGGCGCGCACCCTCATTCCCACGCTCGTCGCCGCTCTGCCGCCCGCGGGGCACGACCGCCGCGACACCGGGCCCCTGGCCCACCGCCTGTGGACCCGGCTGTCGCCGCGCAAGGACCCCGACGAGGCGTCCCTGCGTGCCCTGGACACCGCCCTCGTGCTCCTCGTCGACCACGACCTGGCCGCCTCCACGCTCGCGGTGCGCGTCGCCGCGTCGGCCCGTGCCCACGCCTACGCGGCGGTCTCCGCCGGGCTCGGCGTGATCGAGGGCCCGCTGCACGGCGCGGCCAGCGGGCTCGCCCACCGGCTGCTCGTCGATGTGCTCGACCAGGGCGACGCCGCGCCCGTGATCGCGGACGAACTGCGCGCCGGCCGCCGTATCCCGGGACTCGGCCACCGGCTCTACCCGGGCGAGGACCCACGCGCGCGCGCCCTGTTCGCCCTGCTGGAGCAGATCCCGCGCGCGGAACCCGCACTCCTCGCGGCCCGGGACATCGTCGAGACCACCGCCCGCCACGCGCCGCTGCACGCCAACGTCGACCTGGCGCTCGCCGTGCTCACCACGTCCTGCGGCATGCCCCCGACCGCGGGCGAGACGATCTTCGCGGTGGCCCGTACGGCGGGCTGGATCGCCCATGCCCTGGAGGAGTACGGCGAGCGCCCGCTGCGCATGCGCCCGAGCGGGCTCTACGCGGGTCCGAAGCCGCCTCAGCCACGAC